The Anoplopoma fimbria isolate UVic2021 breed Golden Eagle Sablefish chromosome 10, Afim_UVic_2022, whole genome shotgun sequence sequence GTATAAATAGAGGTGTTGGGCTATGCGTTGCCCTTAGTTGGGTGGCCGATGGACCATTTTTCTCTCTAGCATGTTTTCATATCTTCTAAGTACACATGCCTCGCAATGCAGTTGCACTACTTGGGTAAATGATAAAATGCGTGAAAacaccatggcaacaacagaAGGAATGGTAGGACTGTGTGCTTTCTACCTAACTGGGTCTATGTTGTGAGTGATGTCACctaaaaacatgtaaatttcatatttaaatcacACTTCGCTCACTTGAATTGTGAGCTGTGGTGTTACCTCGTTGCACTCATTTGTTGCTTGAAAAGGATTGCTCAGCTCTTTTGTGCATAAACACCATTTAAGGAAAACAtgaagaataaaacatgataGTGCTTACTGACTGTGACCTTAAAACAGAAGTAGGCTTTCACACACTATATGCCATCCCATGCCCTTatctttttctgttgtttgaaGTAACAAATTAAAGTTGATTGAAATTAATTCCCTACTCATCTGCACTTGGTTTTAAATTGCTTTCAGGAGAAATGtgtattgatatttaaaaataccTCATTTTGAACGCTAAATTTGCTATATTTTATCACCGCGCCGCTCCATTTGAAAGCATCGTCTTATTCAGATAGTATTATTTTATATAGTAGGCTACTTGTTGCTATGTCAACTTGTTGTAAGCAACCACTCAGGGGAGCCTTTATTTTAGAGGCCCAAATTCATAGCCTCTATAACAAGCCATAACATACAGTAGGGTTACAGGTCCCACTACTTATTCACTGCATAACACACACTTTGGATTTATTCTCTTCAGAAAATGCATCAGATCCAGTTATTTCAGTTCCAGCAGCGGCTGTACATTTAATAATGCATGTGTAGAATTGTGTCTACAGTTGatagtttatttttaagaaCGTCTTATTCATACACTGTGGACATGGGACGTTAAAACATACCGAGACAGACATTTGGACATCTGCTTTGTGAAAAGCCGTTTTATTATCCATTTAGTAACACCTCCATGAAGACAATTTGTACAAGATACATCACATTCTAAAGTGCACGAATACTGTACAACGGAAATGACTTAAATACGcagggggaagaaaaaagaagaaaaaaaattcacatttgtaaaaaaggaaagttgtaaaaaataaatgaataaaaagggacatgctttttcaaaaaacaacaatcactATGCATGTTTCTGCTCAGGTATGTGAGAGGGGCTGGCCTGGGGGAAATAACCATGTGCAGCTTGCTTGGGGggtagggggggggggagggagggggggggggggacactaAGCTTTGGCACCtttagagaaaagagaaaacagacattAACAAGGAATGGAATGCACGCagtaatgaacaaaataattatattgaGTTTTCAATAAATACAGTCTTAGGGGCTTGTGTAGAATGCATAATAACCCATGCCTTTTGGGTTGTCCTTGTTGTACTCTTCCGTGGTCAAGTCCTCACACTTGATGGTGGGGGAGTTCTCTGTGCTTGAGCCCCCGGGGGACATCCTGCGCCGCTTGCACACCACGGAGTACACACCGGAATCGCTAGAGTCCACCGATTTCAGCGAGTGGGACGTCTCGATCCAGGTCGAGGCGGGCGGCGCGCTCTCCTCGGGCAGCTTGTCTTTTGTGACCCCCAGCTGGTCCTCCGGGAAGGCTGGGGGGCTTGGACGGGGGGACCAGGGTAGGCCCGTGGTCATCTTGCGCTGGTAAGAGCTTCTGGTGCCCCAGCCCGCAGCCATGGAGGCGAAGGCCGAGTCCGGGTAGTAGCTGAGGGCGTGGGACGTCTGCAGGGACAGCGGCTTGATGCCGTAGGACAGCAGGCTGCTGGTGGAATAGTCATTCTCGTAGCCCAGATCCAATTTGTTGGAGCCCGGCTGCTGGACCGGGGGGACGAACCAGCGCTGGGCAGAGGCCGCAGCGCTGACGTCCTCACTCTGCGAGGAGAGGAGGCTGTTGGTTTGGGGGACGGCTCGCTCGCTGGCGTAGAAGCGGTTCTGAGGCAGGTTGTTGACGAACTGGTCCTGAAAGAAAGGCTGCATGGCATAGCGGGCCCCCGGCACAATCTGGGTGGAGCGAGGGGAGTCTGTGGGGGACGGAGTCAACCGGTCACTCTCTGGGGCCGTGTACATCCTGTTTGACAGAAACGAGAACACAAGAAAATTCAGCGGCCTGCATCAAATAAGGTGGCACCGGAAAAAACAGATCAACCACACCGCTTGAAGTGCAAGACACTTACGAGTCATAGTTGTCCCGGAAACCTTTCGCAAAAGGGTTGTGATCTATCTTCAGCTGTGTGAtctaaaagacaaacaaacaaacaaaaaaactttcatcAATAATTTGAGATAtgtaaaactaaacattaaTGCATGCATTGCATCTAAACAGCTACATAAATTCTAAatccaaaattaaaaaatgcatcattCCAGTGCTTACATCTGTGTTCTGGTACGCAGTGACGGCTATAAACTGGTTCTCTGGGAAGGTGAAGGTCTGAGTTCGGGCCTCGTTGCTCATGTCCTCCACTCCGTCTTCCGTCACCTCCACAATGTGCAGCCGAGGTTGGTATTTGTGAAGCGACTGCAAGACTATCATCTGCAGAGGAGAGACGTGTGATAAGTGCAACGCCGGAGATGTCACAACAGGCCGAGTGAATCGACTTGTGCTCtttaattagaaataaaatgaattgaatatCTTTAAAGATTGCAGTCATGCTTGAAAGTTATAATACTTGCATAATAATTTTCAGTTAGTTCAAGTCAGAAGCAATAATGGCGAATGAAGAATTGAAGCATGTCAGAAATCAATATCTAacctgtgtgttgttgttgttggcccCTTTATTGTTAGTCAGCTTCAACTTGCCAAAAGAGATTTCTTGCCTCATCCAGTGAGCACCGGTGTTCGGAGATTCAGGATGAACATACATTTTGTTACctgaaatttaaaatgaaataacgtAGTTAGTAATATGGCAAACAGAAAGAATAAGAAATCAAATCCTCATTTGACATTAGACATCAACGACTGTATTTAATGATCTAaaataacttcttttttttaaatacataaaacatgaattattttgtttaggttaatttaatgaaaacatttgttgacAGTAGATTCTGGATGGActgatgaaatgtatttaaacaaaagtggaaagttctgtttttaaaagattctgaaaattattatttttcttctaattATATTCCTATTATccataaatgatcaaataaagaattaaattattttaatgcatcaaGTAACAGTCATTAAAAAGACAAGTTTCACACTTGAGCTGGTTCTCCGAGATGAGTCTAAATGattgcattaaaaacaataaaataatctaaacctgtcaaaacatttttttccaaattgtgtaaattataatacatttaaaaaaaaaacgatctttatttccaaaaataatataattctTGACACCCAAATTTGATTCACACTTCATCAAGCCATCAGGACTGAATGCTGAATTgctgcattatttatttctaatttcgttttagttatttattttccaatcttttgttaaacaaaatacatatttgccAGAGAAAATTGAGTTTTCTTAAATCTCTAACTCACCTTGCATATTATTGTCTGCTTTCCCACAGGTGACCCACTTTCCCCCCTGAAAGCGCCAGTGATTCGGGTCAGCCAAAATAACTTCTACAAACACATTGTAATGGGCCGTGAGGTTGAGTCCAGTGATGTTGAAGCTGAGGAATGGGAACATCCGTCtagaaaagggaaaatgaaaaaaaaaagaggataatTAACAGCTGTACTCATAAGGCAGGAAAAACTCTCCTGTCATGTGTAGCATTTGTCAAAGTGCTTATCTAATATTATATTAGAAATAATTGTCCGTTTTATCATTGTCATGTTTGGTCTGCTGTGTAGTTGTGCATTTACAATTTACCAGAAACGAAAACTTGCAATTTAAAAGTTCAAAACCACATAAAAATGCGCAAAAGAGAGATATGACTTGTGTGCGTAACATTTTGGCCATGCGTAAAAAGTGGTATAAAAATGACAGGTGTTATGAGAAATAGAGTCTAAACAGGCCGACTGGAAATATTAAAACGAATTTCACATTCTGCACACTGTCTGCAGTCCGTCGTGCGTTTAAAGCGGGCCTTCTGCTTACCTGCCCTGTTTGGTGATGATCATCTCGGTCTGGTGCCGGTGGAATTTCAGCCACAGAGGCCGGTTGCACAGATAGACCTGCGCCCTGGCTCCGGCGGCAGACCCCGGCAGAGACATGGAGCCAATCCCCGTCCCCGGCCCGGGATACGAGGGGTACAAACAGCCCGGACCCTGGCTGAACTGGTACCCTCCGCTGCTAAACTGACTCCTGCCGGTGCACACAGACGAGGAGGAGAATCCCGCCGGCGGCAGGACGGATCCGTAATGAAGCGAGGCCGGGTACCTGGAGCTGCTGGACCCGGTGTACACCGAGCCGGTCTGTCCTGCGTAAGGGAAGAGGGAACAGGGGCTTGCCATGTCGGAACTCGCCTGGGTGGACGAGATGAAGTATCTGTCGGAGCCAAGTTCATCTATGTTGTATCGTCGACCGCTCGTCAACTCGTCCTCGCCGAGCACCGGGGAGCCTTTCCTCCCATCGGGCCCGGTCTTAGCGAAAGGtccccctccccctcacccAGCATCCCGCTCCCTGCCCCGCTCAGGTACTTCTTAGGGGCGCTGCTGGACTCTGATTCAGTCCGGTCCACTTCTTGGTAGTCAAGCTGCGATGACGGCCTCGGGCTGTTGTTGGCACTGTCCGACGACGAGAGGTTGTAAAAGGTCTTGGGTAAATTGATGCTGGCGCTGGGAAGGATGTTCTCTAACTGCATTGTTTAGACctttgcaataaataaaaaagacttcTGAGAGTTTCCAGAGGCGGTGAATCTCAGCCAAGGAGGCGACAGCAAAACCACCGGCGCCCGGGTCGTTTCTGGCTCTGCACGCCTCCCTCCCTTACgactgatggaaggaggttaaAGCGTCTCCTCGCCTGTAGGGTGTTCGGATCAGATTCTAGGCTGGACACGGGATGTTCGGCGGCTCTTATAAGACGTAGTTCTCCACACACCCAACTGATTGTGAGCGAGAGGGGAGGAGCTTTTGGAGAAGCACGCGGGGGCACCAGCCGGCTCCGGAGCCAATGGACACACTACTCTAATTCAATTAGAAAGCTTCTGGTGGAAAATAAGATCAGGAGAAAAGTCGCCACGAGTGTTGTTacgcttatttttttttttttaaactctcacGTCCCGGGTAAAGAGTTGACCGAAGAGGCGATCGTTCCACGCGCCACACATCCaagattaaaacaataaatagcaaagtgcaaaaaaaaacaacttcagtttgctataaaaaaaaattctaaaaggCTAAAACGACAACCAGtattaatgcacattttttactcaaaaatacaaattgaCCAAAATAAGTGCTTCACCAGTCTCGCTTTCCCCACCGCGCACGCTTCTAATCCCCGATAATCTTTCAGTTTCGGTCTCGCgtcatcttgtaaaatgtacatTCACATACGGCTTGTCAGATTACTtccacactcactcactcactcactcacccagGAAGACTTATCCTCGATGAGCAGCCAAACACCGAGACCCTTTCCCCTCCTGCAAACACTCTCAACacgttaagaaaaaaaaaaaaaaatcacatgtgCACCTTATTTCCTATAATTGGCCTCCGTCGCCTCTTACACTTCCAGGGTTTCAGTGTT is a genomic window containing:
- the LOC129097261 gene encoding LOW QUALITY PROTEIN: eomesodermin-like (The sequence of the model RefSeq protein was modified relative to this genomic sequence to represent the inferred CDS: inserted 1 base in 1 codon), with protein sequence MQLENILPSASINLPKTFYNLSSSDSANNSPRPSSQLDYQEVDRTESESSSAPKKYLSGAGSGMLGEGEGDLXAKTGPDGRKGSPVLGEDELTSGRRYNIDELGSDRYFISSTQASSDMASPCSLFPYAGQTGSVYTGSSSSRYPASLHYGSVLPPAGFSSSSVCTGRSQFSSGGYQFSQGPGCLYPSYPGPGTGIGSMSLPGSAAGARAQVYLCNRPLWLKFHRHQTEMIITKQGRRMFPFLSFNITGLNLTAHYNVFVEVILADPNHWRFQGGKWVTCGKADNNMQGNKMYVHPESPNTGAHWMRQEISFGKLKLTNNKGANNNNTQMIVLQSLHKYQPRLHIVEVTEDGVEDMSNEARTQTFTFPENQFIAVTAYQNTDITQLKIDHNPFAKGFRDNYDSMYTAPESDRLTPSPTDSPRSTQIVPGARYAMQPFFQDQFVNNLPQNRFYASERAVPQTNSLLSSQSEDVSAAASAQRWFVPPVQQPGSNKLDLGYENDYSTSSLLSYGIKPLSLQTSHALSYYPDSAFASMAAGWGTRSSYQRKMTTGLPWSPRPSPPAFPEDQLGVTKDKLPEESAPPASTWIETSHSLKSVDSSDSGVYSVVCKRRRMSPGGSSTENSPTIKCEDLTTEEYNKDNPKGMGYYAFYTSP